The nucleotide sequence TGGGAATACGGTGTCGCCTACGCCAAGGAAGAATGCCTCACGTTCTTCGCCTGAGTCAATTTTCTCTTTCAGGTTCTTCTCTTCGTTAATTAAAGAGTAGCCGCGTTTTTTGGGGATAACAAAGAGGATGGGCAGCTTCAAATCCACCAGCACATCAGCCAAGTCAATCATGTGCTTTGTCTTGTACACTGATATAGCATCGTATGTCGCCATCACAATTAGCAACGCCACAACAATAAGAACCGTCAACGAAATCCCAAGCATAGCCACCGCGCCAACAGCTGTCATAACACCAGTAATATCCAGTATGTACCATTCAGGGTACTTTATGAGCAAATACGTTAAAACTGCCATAGCCGCTACAGCCACGCCCAACGAGATTTCCCAAGGCAAAATAATCGACAACAACGGGTACAATACGTAAACGCCAAGCAAACCCGTGGAACCCAAAAATATGCCCTGAATAACATGTTTCTTACCGTACTTGGCAATAACCAAAATAAACGCAGTGAAAACAACCAAAACCACAAAGAAAAACACCAAGTTCCCCCAATCCCCAGGGTTCTCAAAAGCGCCCACACCTGCCGCCTCAAACGGACCTGTAACCACAAACGCCAGCAAATCCACAACAACAAACAACGCGCCCATAACAAACATGGGCATAGTATCGGCAGCTTTCATTTTCGGTGTCCCTTTTTTCCTCCTTAACAAAAGCGGATACCTATTTATGCCTATTTCCTATTCTCAAAACATGCCCGCCAAACAAGCATCACCAACCAAATCTTTTGGTGCCCGCCTGCTGCTTTACTGGGGTTGTGGTTTTTAGATTTTGTATTTGTTTCCTGTTTTGGGTGCGACGGCTTTTAGTCCGAGTTCGGTTTTTGCCCATTTGGCGAGTAATTCGCAGTTGCCTTCTGCGCCGTGGACTACGTAGATTTTGGGGTTGCCTTTGATGTTTTGTAGGGTTTGTTTGAGTTGGGTTGCGCCGCTGTGGCTTGAGAAGTCGAAGTGGCGGACTTTGGCTTTTATTTTACGGACTTTGCCTTCGATGGTGCAGATGCCTTTTTCAAGCAGTTGCTTGCCTGGGGTGCCTGGGATTTGGTAGCTGACTAGGAAAACGGCGTTGGCTGCCTTTTTGCCGATTTTGGATATGTAAAACATGGAGGGGCCTCCTTTGAGCATGCCTGCGGGTGAGATGATTACGCTGGGGGTTTTGATTGCTTTGCGCCGGTCTCGCCAGCCTTCTATCCACCGTACGGAACGCATGGTGTCTGTGAACAGTTTAGGGTCACGCAAAAACTCTTTGCCATTTAGCATAACCCTGCTGGCTTCTCTTGCCATGCCATCAAGTATGACTGGGTATTCAAAGCGGTTTCCGAAAAGAACGCTGACGATTTCTTGCGAACGCCCCACGCCAAACGCTGGCACCAAAACCGTCCCGCCCCTCTCCACAACTTCAGTGCAGGCGGCAACGAAGCTTTTTTCGATGTCGGCTCTGGGGGTGTGGTCTTCGTTGGCGTAGGTGCTCTCTATGATTACTGCGTCTAGGTCGCCGTAGTTGGTGTCTGCGCCCTCTAAGAGTTTGCTGTCTTCGGTGTTGAAGTCGCCCGTGTAGAGCAAGCGTTTTCCTTCGCCTTCTACGATTACTGAGGCGCTCCCGGGGGTGTGTCCAGCGTTTAGCAGCTGCAGGGTCATGTTACCTACTTTTTCTACAGCTCCGTAATCTAAGTGCTTGTTGCTGCGACTCATCGTCCTAAGTTCAATGTACTCGAAGGGCAAATAGTATCCTGACAGGTGGATGAAGTCTTGAATCAACAGTTGCGAAAGCTCCAAGTTTAGCCTGTTCGTGTACAACGGCTTCTTCCCATCAATATAGAACATGGGAATCGCGCCTGAATGATCCAAGTGGCTGTGCGTCAAAACTATGGCGTCTACTTCTTTGGGTGGCACATGCATAGGAAAACCCGGTTGACGGTCCATCATCACGCCGTAGTCAAGCAGAAACTGGGTTTTACGGCTCTTAACCGATATTCCTATTCTCCCAACTTCCCGAGCTCCGCCTAAAAACTTTATCTGCACCGTAGAATCAACCCTGTCTTAAGTTGTCGGATTAAACCATGAAGAAGGCTTTTAAAAAAGGTATTGACTTCACGTTAAAGACGCGTGAACCCTGCCTTTTTTGATGGCAGAGAGGATATCGTCCACGTTTAGGTCGGCTTGGATTTCAGTGTAGACCGTGTAGAGTTCGTGGGGCTGGTGTGCGTCGCTTCCTCCTGTGCCTGGCAGCTTCATACGCTTAGCAAGTTCGTGCGCCTGCTTGTTCGCAAAGGAGGGCGAGCCGCCGTTAATGACCTCTATCGCGTCTACATTGCTGGTTTTCGTGTAATCTGCTAAGCCGTATTCGCGGTAAGGATGCGCCGCCACCGAAACATATCCGTTATCCCTGGCAAAGCCCACGACGTTTTCTACTGACCACGGTTTAGGCGGCAACTGCTCCGTACCCAAAACCAACACGTCCCCCAACGGAGTGCTAATTTCTACCCCTGGCAAAATCAAAATGTCGGGGTATGGCGCGGCGAGTTTTCGGACGGTGTCTATGCCTTTTACGCTGTCATGGTCGGTTACGGCGGCAACTTTGATGGATGGATGTGCTACGAGTTTTTCCACTAAGGTTTTAGGTGAAATCTGCGAATCATCCGAAAAGGTGGTGTGTATGTGTAAATCGGCTCGAATCACATTTACCCGCTCAACTGTCTATGCAAAACCATCTCTAAATAGGATAAAAACTCTTTGCTTGACATGCCCTTACGGCTCAATGCTTCAAAGCCTACGCCTCTCTTAGCGCAGACCGCTTTGCATTTACTCTTCACTATAGAGCCCCACATGTCCGCGTCCTCAACCAAAACCACTGACTTATAGCTGTACAGTTTCACGTACTCTGCGACTTGACGCGCCACGTACTCCACGGTCTCAGTTTCCAAGGGCAGTGCGGTTTCATGCTGCGAAAGCGGGTAAACCTCAGTTAGCTCTAGTGGCGTAACCCCAAACGGAGCCGCATAGAAACAAACATGCACTTTTTCGTAGTCTTCTTCGAGGCGCTGAGCCGAGCGGCGGGCTTCTTTGTATTCTTCGCTTTTGTGGAACGGCTTGATTCGGGTCTGGGGCAGTAGTAGCAGTAACTGGGTTTTTGGTGGGGGCGTGTAGCGGGCGTGGAGGCGTTTGCGGTAATGGGTAACTTCGGGTCGCGAGAGACCAATGGAGTCAAAGAAGAACAGTCCGCTGGGTTTAACCGTTGGGCTATGTTCTTCAATGAAGTCCTCATAGTTCTTGACTTTCTTAAGCGCCGTGAGCAATGCAGGGTGGGCGTGAGCGCGCATCTCCACATGCTCCCAGAGCCTACCTTCCTTGATGGCTTGCTTGATGCGTTTAAGCTCCGCAACGCAAACGTGCAAGTTATGCTCGGCTAAGAAGACCTCTTTTTCCTTCTTGGGCATGTTCCAGACTTCTTTGGGCGTGGCGGTTGCGCATTTGGGGCACTGACACGGGAAATAATCCATCTCGTTAAGACGCCAAGTGCCGTTTTCGGTCATGTAACGGTTCTCACGAG is from Candidatus Bathyarchaeota archaeon and encodes:
- a CDS encoding presenilin family intramembrane aspartyl protease translates to MKAADTMPMFVMGALFVVVDLLAFVVTGPFEAAGVGAFENPGDWGNLVFFFVVLVVFTAFILVIAKYGKKHVIQGIFLGSTGLLGVYVLYPLLSIILPWEISLGVAVAAMAVLTYLLIKYPEWYILDITGVMTAVGAVAMLGISLTVLIVVALLIVMATYDAISVYKTKHMIDLADVLVDLKLPILFVIPKKRGYSLINEEKNLKEKIDSGEEREAFFLGVGDTVFPGILAVAAYYTIGGMNGFLIGLSIMIGTLIGFAGLMVFVIKGKPQAGLPFLCPGAILGYVISSLLLTGGLAGFGL
- a CDS encoding MBL fold metallo-hydrolase, yielding MQIKFLGGAREVGRIGISVKSRKTQFLLDYGVMMDRQPGFPMHVPPKEVDAIVLTHSHLDHSGAIPMFYIDGKKPLYTNRLNLELSQLLIQDFIHLSGYYLPFEYIELRTMSRSNKHLDYGAVEKVGNMTLQLLNAGHTPGSASVIVEGEGKRLLYTGDFNTEDSKLLEGADTNYGDLDAVIIESTYANEDHTPRADIEKSFVAACTEVVERGGTVLVPAFGVGRSQEIVSVLFGNRFEYPVILDGMAREASRVMLNGKEFLRDPKLFTDTMRSVRWIEGWRDRRKAIKTPSVIISPAGMLKGGPSMFYISKIGKKAANAVFLVSYQIPGTPGKQLLEKGICTIEGKVRKIKAKVRHFDFSSHSGATQLKQTLQNIKGNPKIYVVHGAEGNCELLAKWAKTELGLKAVAPKTGNKYKI
- a CDS encoding CehA/McbA family metallohydrolase, with product MIRADLHIHTTFSDDSQISPKTLVEKLVAHPSIKVAAVTDHDSVKGIDTVRKLAAPYPDILILPGVEISTPLGDVLVLGTEQLPPKPWSVENVVGFARDNGYVSVAAHPYREYGLADYTKTSNVDAIEVINGGSPSFANKQAHELAKRMKLPGTGGSDAHQPHELYTVYTEIQADLNVDDILSAIKKGRVHASLT
- the tgtA gene encoding tRNA guanosine(15) transglycosylase TgtA; translation: MSFEVKDKDLLGRIGKLKTKSGTVETPLLFPVINPSVQLVSPRRLKEEFGFEAVITNAYILRKRFQDQPVKEGLHGFLDFDGAIMTDSGAYQILVYGNVEVNQAQIVEYQEGIGSDIATILDIPTGWHVPKEKAQQTVAETLRRAKDFFKLKKRDDTLWVGPIQGGKHLDLVAKSAVDMGKLPFPIHALGSPTEVMESYRYDVLVDMILTAKMNMPLERPLHLFGAGHPHMLALAVAMGCDLFDSAAYALYARENRYMTENGTWRLNEMDYFPCQCPKCATATPKEVWNMPKKEKEVFLAEHNLHVCVAELKRIKQAIKEGRLWEHVEMRAHAHPALLTALKKVKNYEDFIEEHSPTVKPSGLFFFDSIGLSRPEVTHYRKRLHARYTPPPKTQLLLLLPQTRIKPFHKSEEYKEARRSAQRLEEDYEKVHVCFYAAPFGVTPLELTEVYPLSQHETALPLETETVEYVARQVAEYVKLYSYKSVVLVEDADMWGSIVKSKCKAVCAKRGVGFEALSRKGMSSKEFLSYLEMVLHRQLSG